The Persephonella sp. KM09-Lau-8 nucleotide sequence GGTATCTGTCTATTTCCACATTTCCCTGAAATTTTATTGCGGCTATCTCAATTATATAATCCCTTTCTGGATGAAACCCTGTTGTTTCAAGGTCTATTACTGTAAAAATAGCTTCATCTGTGGTCAGGTTATACATTTTTCTGTTCCTCTATTTTCCTTTGTCCAACTATAAATTTAAACAACCATGGATAAAAAATCCCACTTATTAAAGCTGCAAGAATAATCATTGAAGCATATTTCTGGTCAATTGTGTGGGTTTCAAGACCCAGCGTTGCTATAGCAACAAGTAGAGTAAGAGGCATTGATGTGGCAAAGGGAAAAGATAAAACCTCTTTTAAGGAAAAACCTGAAAAAAGCAAAGGAATAGCTCCAAATGCTCTTATAATGAGTATCATAATAACAATACTGATAGCTCCTAAAAGGACTTCTTTTTGCATAAAACTAAAAATATCAAACCTCAGACCTACCTCAATAAAAAATACAGGAATTAAAAAACCATACCCAAAACTTCCTATTTTTTCCTGAATTTCATGTCTTTCTTTGAATATCATAGCAAATAGCATTCCTCCGAAAAATGCCCCTATAATGTATTCCAGTCCAAGTATATTTGCCAAAGCTGCAAAAACAAACATATTTGCAAAATTAGCCCTCACAGCTGTTTCTGTTGGGTCATCTGTTTTTATAAACAAGAACATTTTTTTAGGGTTCCACCATGCATAAAGCTGTAAAAATCTAAGAACAATGTAAGCAATAAAGAAGAAGATATAAATCTCAAATAATTGAATAAAGGTCTCCCGTGATAATCCATGTTCAAAATACATAAAGAATCCGGAGATAAACAGTAAACTGAGAACCTCTCCTATACTTGCTATAATCAACAAGGACTGGGCGAATTCTGTTTCCAATAAGCCGGCATCTTTTAAAACAGGATAAAGCAGTCCCACTGCAACAGTCAGGTATATCAGAATATTAATCTTGGGCTGGTCTGTATAAAAAACAATTACAAAGGATAAAACTATGATTATCAGGACAGATAATATATAGATAAATAAGTTTTTTCTTGGTGTTGTTTTAATCTTTTCAAAATTAATCTCCAGACCTGCAAGATACATCAGAATAAGAAATCCCAGACTACCTAAAAAATGGAGGATACTGAGACTGCTTTCTGCGGCAAACTGTTTAAAAAATATTCCAATGATTAGCCCAAATAGTATTTCCCCTACAGCAGAAGGGAGCATAAGCCTTTTACTGATAAAAGGCATTATAAATGCACCAACAGAAACAACAAGAAGCAGTATAGATTCTTCTTTACTCATAAGTTATTTCCTCTAATGGAAAACATAAAACTGAGGATTTCACATTTTTGGTTATATAAAATGGAACATTTGGAGAAAATATAGATATTTTTTCCCTTTTGTCGTAAGCAGTTAAAAGCAGATAATCTCTTTTATCCTGCATATATTTTAGTGTTTCCTTTACAGGATTTCCTTCTAAAACAGAGTATTTAATTCCTGTTTTATATATATGTTCAAAATCTGAGATAATCTCATTTCTTTCTTTAATTTCTTCTTCCTCTTCTACACCCCTTAACTCTTCAGGCATGACACCATATACAACTTCCACAGGAAGTTTCATAAGCCTTGACAATTCTATTCCCATTTCCAGAATAAATGCAGGTTCTAAACAATTAAAGGAAACCACAATTCCCCTATAAGGGAAAGTTCCTCTGCTTATTAAAAATGGCTTGTTTGCCTCCTCAAATATCGCTTTTAGCCTGAACCACTTTAGGAATGGTTCTTTGACGAAAGGAATAATAACAACTCCAATATCCTCTTTTAACCTGAATAGTTGTAAATAATCCCCAATAGAGTTTTTTATCTCAAAATTATCTACAGTTTCTTTTATAAACTCAAAATCCTTTCTGACATCATAATTCCTATAAGGGTATATCTGTAACTTGTGGGCTTTTGTATGTTTTTTTAGATAAGCTGCTTCTTCAAGGGTTTTTCTGAATTTAGGAGCATAAATTGTGGCCATATCAGAGCCAAATTGAAGGGGAAACTGGGGAATACCTTTTATCAGAATATTAACCAGATTTTCCAGAACTTTGGGGTCGCCTATTATAACGACTTTATCCCCCACTTTTATTTTTTCATTACCTGTAGGAATTATAAGCTCCCCATCCCTGTAAATAGCGGCAATTCTCCATCGTGTTGGCTTTAAGTATTTCAGTTTCCTGTCCACCAGATGTGAACGGGCAAGAATATTAACCTCAATAATTTCCCCTTTACCAAGGCCAATATTAGTAGCAACTGTGTAATTTTTCTCTATCTTGGATACAACGGCATTTGTTATAATTTCTGCAGGTTTTATAATTGTTGCTTCAAAACTCTCAAAATCTTCAGCCCTTTCCTCTTCAAAAAGCAGAACAATGATAGAACTATCCAGATTAAAAACCTCTCTGGCTATTCTACATACTTCCAGAGAGACATCTGTATCCTTTATAGTAGAGATTATATGTCCGATTGATGCTGGTTCTATTTTTTTCCATGTGAGAATGCTGGAAGCATCACCATGTAGGAATTCAACATTTTCAAATTCTCCAGACAGCTCTGAAATGACAGACTCATTTATATCAACTCCGATTATTTCCCAGTTTTTTGAGAGTTTTTCAATCAGTTTTTTACCGAAAAAGCCTAATCCAAATATTATTATTTTCTTTTTCCCACCCTCAGAAACCATAAATCTTATCCTTTATGTAGTAAAATAATTTTCAAACATTATAACAGAACAAAATGGAGGTCATATGAAACCAAGAATTGTTTTTGTAAAAACACCTGATCCACGAAAAATCGTTGATTCCCTTATGGAAGGTCTTGCAAAATCGCTTTCTGCAAGAAATTTTGAAACAAAAATTGTGGAACCAACACCTGAAAATGTTCAGGAAGTAGTCAATGAAATCATAGAATACAAGCCACTTTTTACATTTGATTTTAATCTGGATGGACTGATTTTTGCAGAAAAAGATGGGGAACAGAAAATCCTTCCAGACGTAATTGGAAACATCCATGTTAGCTGGTTTCTGGAAGACCCTATGATTCATTTTACAAAACTAAAATCCACACTCCACTCTAATCAGCTTCTTTTCCTAACGATAGATATAGAACATGCCCAGTGGATAGGGGGCATGAAAAAAAATGTTGCCTTTATGGCACCAGCTATAAACCCAGCTGATTTTCCTCCTCCAAATACTGAAAAAGAGTTTGATGTTGCATTTTTAGGTCCTATTTCCGACCCTGATATTATTGAGCAGGCATGGAAAGAAAGATTTGACCAGCCTTTATTTGATTTTGCTGTTGAGCTGGGAAGAATGCTTTATAGAAACCCTGATATGCCTGTTAGATATGCTTCAGGATTTTTACTTTCCCAGTATACACAGGATTTTCAGCAGGCAATGTTCAAGTTCCAGCAGGAAAGGGAAGATGATTTTATGAAATATCTTATAGAGATAGCCCTTTATGCTATGCACCTGAGAAGATGGAATATTATTGATTCTATTGAGGATTTTGA carries:
- a CDS encoding NAD-binding protein, producing MVSEGGKKKIIIFGLGFFGKKLIEKLSKNWEIIGVDINESVISELSGEFENVEFLHGDASSILTWKKIEPASIGHIISTIKDTDVSLEVCRIAREVFNLDSSIIVLLFEEERAEDFESFEATIIKPAEIITNAVVSKIEKNYTVATNIGLGKGEIIEVNILARSHLVDRKLKYLKPTRWRIAAIYRDGELIIPTGNEKIKVGDKVVIIGDPKVLENLVNILIKGIPQFPLQFGSDMATIYAPKFRKTLEEAAYLKKHTKAHKLQIYPYRNYDVRKDFEFIKETVDNFEIKNSIGDYLQLFRLKEDIGVVIIPFVKEPFLKWFRLKAIFEEANKPFLISRGTFPYRGIVVSFNCLEPAFILEMGIELSRLMKLPVEVVYGVMPEELRGVEEEEEIKERNEIISDFEHIYKTGIKYSVLEGNPVKETLKYMQDKRDYLLLTAYDKREKISIFSPNVPFYITKNVKSSVLCFPLEEITYE
- a CDS encoding cation:proton antiporter, translating into MSKEESILLLVVSVGAFIMPFISKRLMLPSAVGEILFGLIIGIFFKQFAAESSLSILHFLGSLGFLILMYLAGLEINFEKIKTTPRKNLFIYILSVLIIIVLSFVIVFYTDQPKINILIYLTVAVGLLYPVLKDAGLLETEFAQSLLIIASIGEVLSLLFISGFFMYFEHGLSRETFIQLFEIYIFFFIAYIVLRFLQLYAWWNPKKMFLFIKTDDPTETAVRANFANMFVFAALANILGLEYIIGAFFGGMLFAMIFKERHEIQEKIGSFGYGFLIPVFFIEVGLRFDIFSFMQKEVLLGAISIVIMILIIRAFGAIPLLFSGFSLKEVLSFPFATSMPLTLLVAIATLGLETHTIDQKYASMIILAALISGIFYPWLFKFIVGQRKIEEQKNV
- a CDS encoding glycosyltransferase encodes the protein MKPRIVFVKTPDPRKIVDSLMEGLAKSLSARNFETKIVEPTPENVQEVVNEIIEYKPLFTFDFNLDGLIFAEKDGEQKILPDVIGNIHVSWFLEDPMIHFTKLKSTLHSNQLLFLTIDIEHAQWIGGMKKNVAFMAPAINPADFPPPNTEKEFDVAFLGPISDPDIIEQAWKERFDQPLFDFAVELGRMLYRNPDMPVRYASGFLLSQYTQDFQQAMFKFQQEREDDFMKYLIEIALYAMHLRRWNIIDSIEDFEINVLGPVQGETKENVVVYEDVIENKDVINFLSKTKISLLSHPTFITTGLAYSVFASVGANTLTMVEERLASKSFLVDGQDLITYHPIDSVEIEGKIAYYLEDAPQEREEIAKHGRDNVFQNHTILHRGEFLANMLNDIIKQASGVEENNGQKTEDKQEGQ